The following proteins come from a genomic window of Neofelis nebulosa isolate mNeoNeb1 chromosome 5, mNeoNeb1.pri, whole genome shotgun sequence:
- the FTCD gene encoding formimidoyltransferase-cyclodeaminase isoform X3 produces MSQLVECVPNFSEGNKQEVIDAISRAVAQTPGCVLLDVDAGPSTNRTVYTFVGQPKDVVEGALNAARAAFRLIDMSQHKGEHPRMGALDVCPFIPVRGVTMDECVLCAQAFGQRLAEELGVPVYLYGEAAQTAGRRTLPAIRAGEYEALPEKLKQAEWVPDFGPSSFVPSWGATVTGARKFLIAFNINLLSTKEQAHRIALNLREQGRGKDKPGRLKKVQGIGWYLDEKNLAQVSTNLLDFEVTALHTVYEETCREAQELSLPVVGSQLVGLVPLKALLDAAAFYCKKENLFILEEEHRIRLVVNRLGLDSLSPFNPKERIIEYLVPNSGPEQSLVSKSLCAFVREVGARSAAPGGGSVAAASAAMGAALASMAGLMTYGRRQFEHLDATMRRLIPPFHAASAELTALVDADARAFQAYLEATKLPKDTPEDRDRWRPKPWRQACLGHISTCSST; encoded by the exons ATGTCCCAGCTGGTGGAATGTGTTCCCAACTTCTCCGAGGGGAACAAGCAGGAG GTGATCGACGCCATCTCCCGAGCCGTGGCGCAGACCCCGGGCTGTGTGCTGCTAGATGTGGACGCGGGCCCCTCCACCAACCGTACTGTCTACACCTTTGTAGGGCAACCCAAAGACGTGGTGGAGGGGGCCCTCAATGCTGCGCGGGCTGCCTTCCGGCTCATCGACATGAGCCAGCACAAAG GGGAGCACCCTCGGATGGGAGCCCTGGACGTGTGCCCCTTCATCCCGGTGAGGGGCGTCACCATGGATGAGTGTGTGCTCTGTGCCCAGGCCTTTGGCCAGCGACTGGCGGAGGAACTGGGTGTGCCGG TGTACCTCTATGGGGAGGCGGCGCAGACAGCCGGTCGTCGGACCCTGCCAGCCATCCGGGCCGGGGAGTATGAGGCCCTCCCTGAGAAG CTCAAGCAGGCCGAGTGGGTGCCTGACTTCGGTCCCAGCTCCTTCGTCCCCAGCTGGGGAGCCACTGTCACAGGGGCACGGAAGTTCCTCATTGCGTTCAACATCAACCTGCTCAGCACCAAGGAGCAGGCCCACCGCATCGCCCTCAACCTCCGGGAGCAAGGGCGCGGGAAGGACAAG CCAGGACGCCTGAAAAAGGTTCAGGGCATTGGCTGGTACTTGGATGAGAAGAACCTGGCCCAAGTGTCCACAAACCTCCTGGACTTTGAGGTCACAGCACTGCATACGGTCTATGAGGAGACCTGCAGAGAGGCCCAG GAGCTGAGCCTTCCGGTGGTGGGCTCACAGCTGGTGGGCTTGGTGCCTCTGAAGGCCCTTCTGGATGCCGCTGCCTTCTACTGCAAGAAGGAGAATCTCTTCATCCTGGAGGAGGAGCACCGCATCAGGCTG GTGGTGAACCGGCTGGGCCTGGACTCTCTATCCCCTTTCAACCCTAAGGAGAGGATCATCGA GTACCTGGTCCCCAACAGTGGGCCTGAGCAGAGCCTGGTGAGCAAGTCTCTGTGTGCCTTCGTCCGTGAGGTGGGCGCCCGCTCCGCGGCCCCGGGGGGTGGCTCGGTGGCAGCGGCCAGTGCAGCCATG GGTGCCGCGCTGGCCTCCATGGCCGGCCTGATGACCTATGGGCGGCGCCAGTTTGAACACCTGGATGCCACCATGCGGCGCCTGATCCCGCCCTTCCACGCGGCCTCTGCTGAGCTGACCGCGCTGGTGGACGCAGACGCCCGGGCCTTCCAGGCCTACCTG
- the LOC131512981 gene encoding small nuclear ribonucleoprotein G-like — translation MSKAPPTGLEKFMDKKLLLKLNGGRHSQGNCGGVDPFMNLVIDECVEMATSGRQNDIRMAIIPESHVIVLGALAQA, via the coding sequence ATGAGCAAAGCTCCCCCCACCGGGCTGGAAAAATTTATGGACAAGaaattattattgaaattaaaCGGTGGCAGACACTCCCAAGGAAACTGTGGGGGGGTCGATCCCTTCATGAATCTCGTGATAGATGAATGTGTGGAGATGGCAACTAGTGGGCGACAGAATGACATTAGAATGGCGATAATTCCAGAAAGTCATGTCATTGTGTTAGGAGCCTTGGCACAAGCATAA
- the SPATC1L gene encoding speriolin-like protein isoform X3: protein MVRPKKVCFSESSLPSGDRTRRSYYLNEIQGFSSAEKDGRIVGEIAFQLDRRILAYVFPGVTRLYGFTVSNIPEKIKQTSIKSLDGSVDEKKLRELTHRYLMLTARLERLGYNREVHPVFSEFLINTYGILKQRPDLRADPLHSSPAALRKLVIDVVPPKFLGDALLLLTCLCELSKEDRKPLFAW from the exons ATGGTCCGGCCCAAGAAAGTGTGCTTCTCAGAGAGCAGCCTGCCGTCTGGGGACAGGACGAGAAGGAGCTACTACCTTAACG AGATCCAGGGCTTCTCCAGCGCTGAGAAGGACGGGCGCATCGTCGGGGAGATCGCCTTCCAGCTGGACCGGCGCATCCTGGCCTATGTCTTCCCGGGAGTGACCAGGCTGTATGGCTTCACCGTGTCCAACATCCCTGAGAAGATCAAGCAG acGTCCATCAAGTCCCTGGACGGGTCGGTGGACGAGAAGAAGCTTCGTGAGCTGACACACCGCTACCTGATGCTGACCGCGCGCCTGGAGAGGCTGGGTTACAACCGTGAGGTGCACCCGGTGTTCAGCGAGTTCCTCATCAACACCTACGGCATCCTGAAGCAGCGGCCCGACCTGCGCGCCGACCCGCTGCACAGCAGCCCGGCCGCGCTGCGCAAGCTGGTCATCGACGTGGTGCCCCCCAAGTTCCTGGGCGACGCGCTGCTGCTGCTCACCTGTCTGTGTGAGCTCTCCAAGGAGGACCGCAAGCCGCTCTTCGCCTGGTGA
- the SPATC1L gene encoding speriolin-like protein isoform X2, with translation MAEGSELMNRLMSENADLKKQVRLMKENQMLKRLLSESCQERLGLGSRDLLFPKAPAYPEDSSPGSAGADFGRFSGVPDAPSQLQTSSLEDLLCSHAPISSEDDASPGCATSSHDPLADKTLLEPREMVRPKKVCFSESSLPSGDRTRRSYYLNEIQGFSSAEKDGRIVGEIAFQLDRRILAYVFPGVTRLYGFTVSNIPEKIKQTSIKSLDGSVDEKKLRELTHRYLMLTARLERLGYNREVHPVFSEFLINTYGILKQRPDLRADPLHSSPAALRKLVIDVVPPKFLGDALLLLTCLCELSKEDRKPLFAW, from the exons ATGGCCGAGGGGAGTGAGCTGATGAACAGGCTCATGAGTGAGAATGCAGACCTGAAGAAGCAGGTGCGCCTCATGAAGGAGAACCAGATGCTGAAGCGTCTGCTCAGCGAGAGCTGCCAGGAGCGCTTGGGCCTTGGGAGCCGGGACCTGCTCTTCCCCAAGGCACCCGCCTACCCCGAGGACAGCTCCCCCGGGAGCGCAG GTGCAGACTTTGGAAGGTTCAGTGGCGTCCCTGATGCACCCTCCCAGCTGCAGACGTCCTCCCTGGAGGACCTGCTGTGCTCACATGCCCCCATCTCCAGTGAGGATGACGCCTCCCCTGGCTGTGCCACCTCCTCCCAC GACCCGCTGGCAGACAAGACCCTGCTGGAGCCCAGGGAGATGGTCCGGCCCAAGAAAGTGTGCTTCTCAGAGAGCAGCCTGCCGTCTGGGGACAGGACGAGAAGGAGCTACTACCTTAACG AGATCCAGGGCTTCTCCAGCGCTGAGAAGGACGGGCGCATCGTCGGGGAGATCGCCTTCCAGCTGGACCGGCGCATCCTGGCCTATGTCTTCCCGGGAGTGACCAGGCTGTATGGCTTCACCGTGTCCAACATCCCTGAGAAGATCAAGCAG acGTCCATCAAGTCCCTGGACGGGTCGGTGGACGAGAAGAAGCTTCGTGAGCTGACACACCGCTACCTGATGCTGACCGCGCGCCTGGAGAGGCTGGGTTACAACCGTGAGGTGCACCCGGTGTTCAGCGAGTTCCTCATCAACACCTACGGCATCCTGAAGCAGCGGCCCGACCTGCGCGCCGACCCGCTGCACAGCAGCCCGGCCGCGCTGCGCAAGCTGGTCATCGACGTGGTGCCCCCCAAGTTCCTGGGCGACGCGCTGCTGCTGCTCACCTGTCTGTGTGAGCTCTCCAAGGAGGACCGCAAGCCGCTCTTCGCCTGGTGA
- the SPATC1L gene encoding speriolin-like protein isoform X1, whose translation MAEGSELMNRLMSENADLKKQVRLMKENQMLKRLLSESCQERLGLGSRDLLFPKAPAYPEDSSPGSAGADFGRFSGVPDAPSQLQTSSLEDLLCSHAPISSEDDASPGCATSSHVPFKAFLSPPELRAPRGTDRKLSPLLNPLQDPLADKTLLEPREMVRPKKVCFSESSLPSGDRTRRSYYLNEIQGFSSAEKDGRIVGEIAFQLDRRILAYVFPGVTRLYGFTVSNIPEKIKQTSIKSLDGSVDEKKLRELTHRYLMLTARLERLGYNREVHPVFSEFLINTYGILKQRPDLRADPLHSSPAALRKLVIDVVPPKFLGDALLLLTCLCELSKEDRKPLFAW comes from the exons ATGGCCGAGGGGAGTGAGCTGATGAACAGGCTCATGAGTGAGAATGCAGACCTGAAGAAGCAGGTGCGCCTCATGAAGGAGAACCAGATGCTGAAGCGTCTGCTCAGCGAGAGCTGCCAGGAGCGCTTGGGCCTTGGGAGCCGGGACCTGCTCTTCCCCAAGGCACCCGCCTACCCCGAGGACAGCTCCCCCGGGAGCGCAG GTGCAGACTTTGGAAGGTTCAGTGGCGTCCCTGATGCACCCTCCCAGCTGCAGACGTCCTCCCTGGAGGACCTGCTGTGCTCACATGCCCCCATCTCCAGTGAGGATGACGCCTCCCCTGGCTGTGCCACCTCCTCCCACGTGCCCTTCAAGGCTTTCCTCAGCCCCCCAGAGCTGCGTGCACCCCGAGGCACTGACAGGAAGCTGTCCCCGCTCCTGAACCCCTTGCAGGACCCGCTGGCAGACAAGACCCTGCTGGAGCCCAGGGAGATGGTCCGGCCCAAGAAAGTGTGCTTCTCAGAGAGCAGCCTGCCGTCTGGGGACAGGACGAGAAGGAGCTACTACCTTAACG AGATCCAGGGCTTCTCCAGCGCTGAGAAGGACGGGCGCATCGTCGGGGAGATCGCCTTCCAGCTGGACCGGCGCATCCTGGCCTATGTCTTCCCGGGAGTGACCAGGCTGTATGGCTTCACCGTGTCCAACATCCCTGAGAAGATCAAGCAG acGTCCATCAAGTCCCTGGACGGGTCGGTGGACGAGAAGAAGCTTCGTGAGCTGACACACCGCTACCTGATGCTGACCGCGCGCCTGGAGAGGCTGGGTTACAACCGTGAGGTGCACCCGGTGTTCAGCGAGTTCCTCATCAACACCTACGGCATCCTGAAGCAGCGGCCCGACCTGCGCGCCGACCCGCTGCACAGCAGCCCGGCCGCGCTGCGCAAGCTGGTCATCGACGTGGTGCCCCCCAAGTTCCTGGGCGACGCGCTGCTGCTGCTCACCTGTCTGTGTGAGCTCTCCAAGGAGGACCGCAAGCCGCTCTTCGCCTGGTGA